A region from the Corylus avellana chromosome ca7, CavTom2PMs-1.0 genome encodes:
- the LOC132186406 gene encoding AT-hook motif nuclear-localized protein 9 — protein MDRRDPMALSGSTSYYMPSGMAGSGTQAGLQGSPGIRSLSNPNVQFQSNIGGNTIGSTLQVEPSSSISHSVNVGAPSAVPQNEPVKRKRGRPRKYGPDGTVSLALSPSPSTHPGKSTITSSQKRGRGRPPGTGRKQQLASLGEWLSGSAGMGFTPHIITIAIGEDIATKIMSFSQQGPRAICVLSANGAVSTVTLRQPSMSGGTVTYEGRFEILCLSGSYLHADSGGSRNRTGGLSVSLASPDGRVVGGGVGGMLIAASPVQVIVGSFIWGGSKSKSKKKEASEGAIDSEHQTADNPDALTSIPPALNLSPASSMGVWPASRGLDMRNAHADIDLMRG, from the exons ATGGATCGAAGGGACCCTATGGCATTATCAGGGTCTACATCTTATTATATGCCCAGTGGAATGGCTGGGTCTGGAACGCAGGCAGGGTTACAGGGATCACCGGGCATTCGATCCTTGTCTAATCCAAATGTACAATTTCAATCCAACATTGGTGGAAATACTATCGGATCAACATTACAAGTGGAGCCTTCATCTTCAATTTCACACAGTGTCAATGTGGGCGCACCATCTGCGGTGCCACAGAATGAGCCTGTGAAGAGGAAAAGGGGAAGGCCAAGGAAATATGGACCTGATGGGACTGTGTCATTGGCATTGTCTCCCTCACCGTCTACTCATCCCGGAAAGAGTACGATAACATCAAGCCAAAAACGGGGTAGAGGACGGCCACCGGGGACTGGAAGGAAGCAACAATTAGCTTCTCTTG GTGAATGGCTGTCTGGTTCGGCTGGGATGGGTTTTACTCCACATATCATCACCATTGCAATTGGAGAA GACATTGCAAcaaaaataatgtcattttcGCAGCAGGGGCCAAGAGCTATATGCGTACTGTCAGCCAATGGTGCTGTCTCCACTGTGACTCTTCGTCAGCCTTCAATGTCTGGTGGCACTGTCACATATGAG GGGCGTTTTGAGATATTGTGTTTGTCAGGATCTTACTTGCACGCAGATAGTGGTGGGTCTCGGAATCGAACTGGTGGTTTAAGTGTCTCCCTTGCCAGTCCTGATGGTCGTGTCGTTGGCGGAGGAGTCGGGGGAATGCTTATTGCAGCGAGTCCTGTTCAG GTGATTGTGGGTAGCTTCATATGGGGTGGTTCAAAGTCAAAGAGCAAGAAAAAGGAAGCTTCAGAAGGTGCGATAGACTCGGAACATCAAACAGCTGACAATCCAGATGCACTAACAAGCATTCCACCAGCTCTAAATCTCAGTCCAGCCTCTTCAATGGGTGTTTGGCCAGCATCAAGGGGACTGGATATGCGCAATGCCCATGCCGACATTGATTTGATGCGCGGATGA